A stretch of Halococcus sediminicola DNA encodes these proteins:
- a CDS encoding alkaline phosphatase yields the protein MSEKPTTKGTSGTDEEIEGPNTTRRTFLKGSSAAAGIAALGMEGTKPANANDTDETDDENDGDDGPTNVILFIGDGQGRAQLDLGRYLKAYREGSETFPLNVADATYNVDRHDAHGSATTFPDDPEEFVADSASTATAIATGHKTYNGAIGGVENDAGEFVPKKTVLEGARDMGYAVGLVTTARMTHATPASFASHVPDRGEEEEIAKQYVRDGGVDVLFGGARSYFLPDGRETDDADLVAEAKRNGYQYLTTESDLESLDSAPALGLFSESDHLNYTLDRQDSDDTTQPGLGAMAEKAIDLLEARGGRKGFFLMVEAGRIDHAGHANYPVVAHEQLEADDVVGRLLDYAADSHGETSVITTADHETGGLSLGSGGPYDVNFDVLDGLEASTDALVPLVEEAESRDEVASIMQEEAGIDLLDTELDELRAYNTPVAEILNHRIRLGWTSTGHTAENVPTFATGPNAEFFDGTVDNTDIAGAIRERLNGD from the coding sequence ATGTCCGAGAAACCAACGACGAAGGGAACGAGCGGCACCGACGAGGAGATCGAAGGACCGAACACGACGCGCCGAACCTTCCTCAAGGGGTCGAGCGCGGCGGCCGGCATCGCGGCGCTCGGAATGGAGGGAACGAAACCGGCGAACGCGAACGACACGGACGAAACCGACGACGAAAACGATGGGGACGACGGGCCGACGAACGTCATCCTGTTCATCGGCGACGGACAGGGCCGTGCACAGCTCGATCTGGGACGGTATCTGAAGGCCTATCGAGAGGGCTCCGAGACGTTCCCGCTGAACGTCGCCGACGCCACGTACAACGTCGATCGCCACGACGCCCACGGCTCGGCGACCACCTTCCCGGACGACCCCGAGGAGTTCGTCGCCGACTCGGCCTCGACCGCGACGGCGATCGCGACCGGCCACAAGACCTACAACGGTGCGATCGGCGGCGTCGAGAACGATGCAGGCGAGTTCGTGCCCAAGAAGACGGTGTTGGAGGGGGCCCGCGACATGGGCTACGCCGTCGGCCTGGTCACCACGGCGCGGATGACACACGCGACGCCGGCGTCGTTCGCCAGCCACGTCCCCGACAGGGGCGAAGAAGAGGAGATCGCCAAACAGTACGTCCGCGACGGCGGCGTGGACGTCCTCTTCGGCGGCGCGCGCTCGTACTTCCTGCCCGACGGCCGCGAGACCGACGATGCGGACCTCGTCGCCGAAGCCAAGCGCAACGGCTACCAATATCTCACGACCGAAAGCGACCTCGAATCGCTCGACAGCGCCCCGGCGCTCGGGCTGTTCAGCGAGTCCGACCACCTGAACTACACGCTCGACAGACAGGACAGCGACGACACGACCCAGCCCGGACTCGGCGCGATGGCCGAGAAGGCGATCGACCTTCTCGAAGCCCGTGGCGGCCGGAAGGGCTTCTTCCTCATGGTCGAGGCCGGTCGCATCGACCACGCGGGCCACGCGAACTACCCGGTCGTCGCCCACGAACAGCTCGAAGCCGACGACGTGGTCGGCCGACTGCTCGATTACGCCGCAGACTCCCACGGCGAGACGTCGGTCATCACGACCGCCGACCACGAGACGGGCGGTCTCTCGCTCGGCTCCGGGGGACCCTACGACGTGAACTTCGACGTCTTAGATGGACTGGAGGCGAGCACCGACGCGCTCGTACCGCTGGTCGAGGAGGCCGAATCGCGCGATGAGGTGGCATCCATCATGCAAGAGGAGGCGGGCATCGACCTGCTCGACACCGAACTCGACGAACTGCGGGCGTACAACACGCCAGTCGCCGAAATCCTTAACCACCGGATACGCCTCGGCTGGACGTCGACCGGCCACACCGCCGAGAACGTTCCGACCTTCGCCACCGGCCCGAACGCCGAGTTCTTCGACGGCACCGTCGACAACACCGACATCGCCGGCGCGATACGCGAGCGGCTGAACGGGGACTGA
- a CDS encoding DUF3891 family protein → MIIAETGDKYQFVTQPDHATLSGRLAAHWGNGVFDQPAPRSAVRIAADHHDHGWQSYDLRPHLTDEGTPRGFTNVPDDEWVEFYTRGIERVTDVDAYAGLLTSMHATGLRRGGYGVRSSIPDQSDDPPYESFVTEQEQFQREILADLQEGRYSTYAGPNEQEFLADLHETGDAEATNVSPTESRLWTNYLLLQTFDVLSLYLCGALSFDRTEIGPVPPSTADEPISLTVEPIGLSSVAVEPSPFDTTPLTLSVATRTVQGIECEGTETDVVEAYYNAEQRQTAFTLY, encoded by the coding sequence ATGATTATTGCTGAAACCGGCGACAAGTACCAGTTCGTCACGCAGCCTGACCACGCGACCCTCTCAGGACGACTAGCAGCCCACTGGGGTAACGGCGTGTTTGATCAGCCTGCTCCCCGTTCGGCGGTCCGTATCGCAGCTGACCATCACGACCACGGCTGGCAGAGCTACGATCTGCGCCCACATCTCACTGACGAGGGGACGCCACGAGGCTTCACGAACGTTCCCGACGACGAGTGGGTAGAGTTTTACACCCGTGGTATTGAGAGGGTTACCGACGTTGATGCCTATGCCGGACTGTTGACGTCGATGCACGCGACAGGTCTGCGTCGCGGCGGCTACGGAGTCCGCTCATCGATTCCCGACCAATCGGATGATCCGCCGTACGAATCGTTCGTTACCGAACAAGAGCAGTTCCAGCGTGAGATCCTCGCCGACCTACAGGAGGGCCGCTACAGCACGTACGCAGGACCGAACGAACAGGAGTTCCTTGCAGACCTGCACGAGACAGGTGACGCTGAAGCAACGAATGTGTCCCCAACGGAGAGTCGACTCTGGACGAACTATCTCCTGCTCCAAACGTTCGACGTGCTCTCGTTGTATCTCTGTGGAGCGCTGTCGTTTGATCGGACCGAGATCGGACCAGTGCCTCCATCGACAGCCGACGAACCGATTTCGCTGACAGTCGAACCGATCGGCCTGTCGTCAGTGGCTGTGGAGCCATCCCCGTTCGACACCACTCCGCTCACACTCTCAGTAGCAACACGAACCGTGCAAGGAATCGAGTGCGAGGGGACAGAGACGGATGTCGTTGAGGCGTACTACAATGCGGAGCAACGACAGACTGCGTTCACGCTGTACTGA
- a CDS encoding DUF3238 domain-containing protein — protein MVDIVKLRAATFIPLTWLDSPRRGEETIQFQGDDRGFTPYAVNTGRSRIEQEVVIDLSRQKCLEYTNTGHSKERIEQADGSTKVRTGKADTSAITVTDIDWNNGCELVMSTEAANPLVEHAHPVSYEAQATVNADGSIRLTGSHDSFPCFEFYSQTDFGSFSILHTYDYREEGGSPFDLEGPPDYEFDVRLNES, from the coding sequence ATGGTTGATATCGTCAAGCTACGCGCCGCGACATTCATCCCACTGACCTGGCTTGATTCGCCACGCAGAGGGGAAGAAACCATTCAGTTCCAAGGGGACGACCGTGGCTTCACACCATATGCCGTCAACACTGGTCGCTCCCGTATCGAACAGGAAGTGGTGATCGACCTTTCTCGCCAGAAATGTCTAGAATACACGAATACTGGGCACTCAAAAGAGCGAATTGAGCAAGCAGATGGCAGTACAAAAGTCCGAACAGGGAAGGCTGACACATCCGCAATCACTGTAACTGATATCGATTGGAACAATGGATGTGAACTCGTCATGAGCACAGAAGCAGCGAATCCATTAGTTGAGCACGCCCATCCAGTCAGCTACGAAGCACAGGCTACAGTCAATGCAGACGGCAGTATCCGTCTTACAGGTAGCCATGATTCATTCCCTTGTTTCGAGTTCTACTCACAGACTGATTTTGGCTCTTTCAGTATACTCCACACGTACGACTATCGTGAAGAAGGTGGATCACCATTTGATCTCGAAGGACCTCCTGACTACGAGTTTGACGTACGGCTGAACGAAAGTTGA
- a CDS encoding MgtC/SapB family protein: MVQSVLPPLQFAAPLDSPVAHIALAGALGLFLGLEREWSDKPAGVRTFSLISLLGAVFTILGYEELLAVGGVLVIVQGTVLAIQGLGDEDLGLSLTTSVSMLVAYGVGALTASGFVIESVTVAVLSSLLLVLKRELHTFAGGLSREELRSTTEFAILAFVIYPLLPTGDVTIGSGRLGVEIEPRVVWLMVVAVAAIGIVNYAIVRNYGGRGIAVTGFFGGLASSTAVVGTMLESVRQHPSTTSYAVAAVLLADAAMALRNLAIVLAFTLPNVLVGALVPLAVVVVGSVAVAAVTADWDTPVEMDLDSPFSLRNVLAFGAMFAVVVLAGGVAQSELGAVGFYVTAVISGLVSSAGATASAVSLYRTGSLAGETAVVAVLLATASSIVVKAALTIVGPSRRFATRVALWSAVLLVASLVSAVLVTL; this comes from the coding sequence ATGGTCCAGTCAGTGCTCCCCCCGTTGCAGTTCGCCGCCCCGCTCGACAGTCCGGTGGCGCACATCGCCCTCGCCGGCGCGCTCGGGTTGTTCCTGGGACTCGAACGCGAGTGGTCGGACAAACCGGCTGGCGTTCGCACCTTCTCGCTCATCAGCCTGCTTGGGGCGGTCTTCACTATTCTCGGTTACGAGGAGTTGCTGGCGGTCGGCGGCGTGCTCGTCATCGTGCAGGGCACCGTGTTGGCGATACAGGGACTGGGCGACGAGGACCTCGGTCTGTCGCTCACTACATCAGTTTCGATGCTGGTCGCCTACGGTGTCGGCGCGCTCACCGCCTCGGGGTTCGTCATCGAGAGCGTCACCGTCGCCGTCCTCTCCTCGCTCCTATTGGTGCTCAAGCGCGAACTCCACACGTTCGCGGGTGGTCTCTCCCGAGAGGAACTCCGCTCGACGACCGAGTTCGCCATCCTCGCGTTCGTCATCTACCCCCTCTTGCCGACCGGCGACGTCACGATCGGCTCCGGCCGACTGGGAGTCGAGATCGAACCGCGCGTCGTCTGGCTGATGGTGGTCGCGGTCGCCGCCATCGGTATCGTCAACTACGCCATCGTCAGGAACTACGGCGGCCGGGGCATCGCCGTCACGGGCTTCTTCGGGGGACTGGCCTCCTCGACGGCCGTCGTGGGCACGATGTTGGAGTCGGTGCGCCAGCACCCCTCGACGACCTCGTATGCGGTTGCGGCCGTGTTGCTCGCCGACGCGGCGATGGCGCTTCGCAACCTCGCTATCGTGCTCGCGTTCACCCTGCCGAACGTGCTCGTTGGCGCGCTCGTCCCGCTCGCGGTGGTCGTCGTCGGCAGCGTCGCCGTCGCCGCCGTCACCGCCGATTGGGATACACCCGTCGAGATGGACCTCGATAGCCCCTTCTCGCTGCGCAACGTGCTCGCCTTCGGCGCGATGTTCGCGGTCGTGGTGCTCGCGGGCGGGGTCGCCCAATCCGAACTCGGCGCGGTGGGGTTCTACGTGACCGCGGTCATCTCGGGGCTCGTATCGAGCGCCGGCGCGACCGCGTCGGCCGTGTCGCTCTATCGCACGGGGAGTCTGGCCGGCGAGACCGCCGTCGTCGCCGTGTTGCTCGCCACCGCGTCGAGCATCGTCGTCAAGGCCGCGCTCACCATCGTCGGGCCGAGCCGTCGGTTCGCCACCCGTGTCGCGCTCTGGAGTGCCGTCCTCCTGGTCGCCTCGCTCGTGTCGGCGGTGCTCGTGACGCTGTGA
- a CDS encoding CPBP family glutamic-type intramembrane protease codes for MDTLRRTARNRPVLSFLLLSIGISWPLWGAQLVIPPQRLVSAGLGFVPFFLGFVPYFGPLIAAAALIWLTGGDLRSWASQIWRWRVAPHWYGFALLLPMLCSVGIVIASALFINAPWRIPFRAPLTNGRYIFVLVTFVINAIGLEAGLRGFALPWVLRRFNALVASVILGVAWAVWSLPQLLFPGSILSALSIVVYIPALVIFSVLLTYIYNSTNGSVLAAAVLSGGIQTGVTTLGAPTLAMQLITLAVWAIPALAIANLYGEERLAERLPPTENLVNPLDE; via the coding sequence ATGGACACACTGCGCCGAACTGCACGAAACCGGCCGGTTTTGAGCTTCCTTCTATTGAGTATCGGAATCTCGTGGCCGCTGTGGGGTGCACAGCTCGTCATACCACCTCAGAGGCTCGTTTCAGCTGGTTTGGGATTCGTCCCATTTTTCCTTGGATTTGTTCCCTATTTCGGCCCATTGATCGCTGCGGCAGCTCTCATCTGGCTTACTGGTGGTGATCTCCGATCATGGGCGAGTCAGATCTGGCGATGGCGAGTCGCTCCACACTGGTATGGTTTCGCGCTGTTACTCCCAATGCTCTGCAGTGTCGGCATTGTAATCGCTTCGGCGTTATTCATCAACGCACCGTGGCGTATTCCATTTCGCGCCCCGCTAACCAATGGTCGATACATATTCGTCCTCGTCACTTTCGTTATCAACGCCATCGGTCTTGAGGCAGGGCTCCGTGGGTTCGCGCTTCCATGGGTCCTGCGGCGATTCAACGCGCTGGTCGCTAGCGTCATTCTCGGTGTCGCGTGGGCGGTCTGGAGTCTGCCGCAGTTGTTGTTCCCAGGTTCAATCCTCTCGGCATTGTCGATAGTCGTATACATCCCGGCGTTGGTCATTTTCTCGGTTCTCCTCACGTATATCTACAACAGCACGAATGGGAGCGTCTTGGCTGCCGCCGTACTCAGTGGCGGTATCCAAACCGGAGTCACCACATTGGGTGCTCCTACTCTCGCTATGCAACTCATCACACTGGCTGTCTGGGCGATTCCAGCACTTGCGATTGCTAATCTCTACGGAGAGGAACGACTCGCGGAGCGACTTCCACCGACTGAAAATCTCGTCAATCCACTTGACGAATAG
- a CDS encoding MFS transporter, with translation MAQEQAEAAGPIDAFRQFFALQRDVLVLSLAMFAFSLGFQMTSRYLPEYIVALGASGFVVGLFGTFGNLISAVYPYPGGAVSDRIGSRYALTVFGVLSTVGFAFWLLAPELGTITIAGMAIRPWVWIFVGLFLAQAWKSFGLGATFAVVKQATDPSRLAAGFASTETFRRVAFLIGPVLAAIMIGFHPEFTVSFQYVLGVAVVFGVLGTVVQHFLYDASEDTIGNSFAGIEQIRRDLREMPEELRPLLVGDTLVRFANGMVYVFFVLVVTRFLQVGWETTISLGGFSYGVDLSPEAFFGYLLGVEMVVALLVMAPAAKIAEYVGLKPVVALGFAVYAIVPVILINAPANAAALIVVFAFSGLRFAGLPSHKALIVGPAEQGAGGRVAGSYYLLRNTVVIPSAALGGYLWEFVNPEVAFTIAAGIGVVGTGYFLVFGKEFDAYR, from the coding sequence ATGGCCCAAGAGCAGGCCGAAGCCGCAGGGCCCATCGACGCGTTCCGGCAGTTTTTCGCCCTCCAGCGGGACGTGCTGGTGCTCTCGTTGGCGATGTTTGCGTTCAGCCTCGGCTTTCAGATGACGAGTCGATACCTCCCAGAGTACATAGTTGCGCTCGGGGCATCGGGTTTCGTCGTCGGTCTGTTCGGAACCTTCGGGAATCTCATCTCTGCGGTCTATCCGTATCCTGGTGGGGCGGTCTCTGACCGAATCGGCTCGCGGTACGCCCTCACGGTCTTCGGAGTGCTTTCGACCGTCGGGTTTGCCTTCTGGTTGCTTGCCCCCGAGCTTGGAACGATCACGATCGCCGGGATGGCGATCCGACCGTGGGTATGGATTTTCGTCGGCCTGTTTCTCGCACAGGCCTGGAAGTCCTTCGGACTCGGGGCCACCTTCGCGGTCGTCAAACAGGCGACCGATCCCTCGCGGCTGGCTGCGGGCTTTGCAAGCACCGAGACGTTCCGACGGGTCGCGTTCCTCATCGGACCGGTTCTGGCAGCCATCATGATTGGATTTCATCCCGAGTTTACGGTGAGTTTCCAGTACGTCCTCGGTGTAGCAGTCGTGTTCGGTGTTCTGGGAACGGTCGTCCAGCATTTTCTCTACGACGCGAGCGAGGATACAATCGGTAACTCCTTTGCGGGGATCGAGCAGATTCGACGGGACCTCCGCGAGATGCCTGAGGAACTTCGCCCGCTGTTGGTGGGTGATACACTCGTTCGCTTCGCCAACGGGATGGTCTACGTGTTCTTCGTGCTCGTGGTCACTCGGTTCCTTCAGGTCGGCTGGGAAACCACCATCTCACTCGGCGGGTTCTCCTACGGTGTTGATCTGTCGCCGGAGGCATTTTTCGGCTACCTGCTGGGCGTGGAGATGGTGGTCGCACTGTTGGTGATGGCTCCTGCGGCCAAGATTGCCGAGTACGTGGGACTCAAGCCCGTCGTAGCGCTCGGGTTTGCCGTCTACGCAATCGTCCCGGTCATCTTGATCAACGCGCCCGCGAATGCGGCAGCCTTGATCGTGGTATTCGCGTTTTCTGGTCTGCGGTTTGCAGGGCTCCCTTCACACAAGGCATTGATCGTCGGTCCCGCAGAACAGGGAGCCGGCGGACGTGTGGCCGGGTCGTACTACTTGCTGCGAAACACGGTCGTCATTCCGAGTGCTGCCCTTGGAGGCTATCTCTGGGAATTCGTCAATCCAGAGGTCGCCTTCACGATTGCAGCCGGGATTGGTGTAGTTGGGACTGGCTACTTCCTCGTATTCGGGAAAGAATTTGACGCATACCGGTAG
- a CDS encoding polysaccharide deacetylase family protein produces MSDNSFAEDDDTSKKGTSDALSNDLAEDNIRTNDHQSPDGRRRKLSRRTYLAAAGATVVGLGSVGTATAARHTLEIVGVANYTSYSFAVSGEVRPERGIGGIDEADGHYAHGAVADGGTDVYTFTGDLIAFTFDGRIDVDLDGGPAHVGRRPDYLFEILATGPYTRYAFDVGSNLAAHEGIGGKDRIDGTHAEGAISGDGRDAYLFDGDLEAFSLDGRINAYLNGQPAHVGRRPESEFRYSNGGGSGGGDGGDGAASNADLELGYNARARSHEKGTTYENFEDGSRGWEAVSGRVESGADWQDPPNDSGSATLISEGDNDRVEMTTRTSSDNFAYRDLSMAVRLRDVSNETLRVELAAGDGSEFQTTTRYLSEKHGWVRIGLGPSAWSGTPDMADINEFSISCYTGAKECEIDVDDIRTTPKRDSGAVLFVFDDANRSDYTVAYDMMSDRGMAGTSAIIPRVVDGDSNKLTQSQIDEMDSAGWAWAAHPQRESVSGGLGSIPADEAEREMRETKQWLLDNTSGRGANTLVWPFGDFDADALNIAGDYFDLSFGGGSSVSNGTLTEASWVPRVNTDDVENALDAIDHAYKTDTVCVLMAHGLGGSRLPASDFRRLLDRVESRGLDVLTTADFAAEQ; encoded by the coding sequence GTGTCTGACAATTCGTTCGCTGAAGACGATGATACTTCGAAGAAGGGGACATCTGATGCCCTATCGAATGATTTAGCCGAGGACAATATCAGGACGAACGACCATCAGTCGCCGGATGGTCGGAGGAGAAAACTCTCCCGGCGCACGTATCTCGCCGCCGCTGGTGCCACGGTCGTCGGTCTCGGCTCGGTTGGAACGGCGACAGCAGCACGACACACGCTCGAAATCGTCGGCGTTGCCAACTACACCTCCTACTCGTTCGCCGTCTCGGGCGAAGTGCGTCCCGAGCGCGGCATCGGGGGCATCGACGAAGCCGACGGCCACTACGCCCACGGCGCGGTCGCCGACGGCGGGACCGACGTCTACACGTTTACGGGCGACCTCATTGCGTTCACGTTCGACGGCCGTATCGACGTCGACCTCGACGGCGGCCCCGCGCACGTCGGCCGGCGGCCGGATTATCTGTTCGAGATTCTTGCCACCGGACCCTACACTCGGTATGCGTTCGACGTGGGGAGCAACCTCGCTGCTCACGAAGGTATCGGCGGAAAGGATCGCATCGACGGGACACACGCCGAAGGTGCAATCAGCGGGGATGGTCGAGACGCATACCTGTTCGACGGCGACCTCGAAGCGTTCTCGCTGGATGGGCGTATCAACGCCTATCTCAATGGCCAACCGGCACACGTCGGTCGCCGCCCTGAGAGCGAGTTCCGCTATTCCAACGGTGGCGGCTCCGGCGGCGGTGATGGTGGCGACGGTGCTGCTTCGAACGCCGACCTCGAACTCGGCTACAACGCCCGCGCTCGCAGTCACGAGAAGGGAACCACCTACGAGAACTTCGAAGACGGTTCGAGGGGCTGGGAGGCCGTCTCCGGCCGCGTCGAGAGCGGAGCGGACTGGCAGGACCCGCCGAACGATTCCGGTTCCGCGACGCTGATCTCGGAGGGCGACAACGATCGGGTGGAGATGACCACGCGGACGTCGAGCGACAACTTCGCGTACCGCGACCTCTCGATGGCCGTCAGGCTCCGGGACGTCTCGAACGAGACGCTGCGCGTCGAACTCGCTGCCGGCGACGGCTCGGAGTTCCAGACCACGACCCGCTATCTCTCGGAAAAACACGGCTGGGTTCGCATCGGTCTCGGTCCGTCGGCGTGGTCTGGAACACCCGACATGGCCGACATCAACGAGTTCTCCATCTCCTGTTATACCGGGGCCAAGGAGTGTGAAATCGACGTCGACGACATCAGAACGACCCCGAAACGCGATTCCGGGGCCGTCCTGTTCGTCTTCGACGACGCCAATCGCTCCGATTACACGGTCGCGTACGACATGATGAGCGATCGCGGCATGGCCGGGACGAGCGCCATCATCCCTCGCGTGGTCGATGGCGACTCGAACAAACTCACACAGAGCCAGATCGACGAGATGGATAGTGCGGGCTGGGCGTGGGCAGCGCACCCACAGCGCGAGTCGGTCTCGGGCGGTCTCGGGTCGATTCCCGCCGACGAGGCCGAACGGGAGATGCGCGAGACGAAACAGTGGCTCCTCGACAACACCAGCGGCCGGGGAGCCAACACGCTCGTCTGGCCGTTCGGCGATTTCGACGCGGATGCGCTGAACATCGCCGGCGACTACTTCGACCTCTCGTTCGGCGGCGGCTCGTCCGTTTCCAATGGGACTCTCACCGAGGCGAGTTGGGTGCCGCGCGTCAACACCGACGACGTCGAGAACGCGCTGGACGCAATCGACCACGCCTACAAGACTGATACCGTCTGCGTGCTGATGGCCCACGGTCTCGGTGGCTCCCGACTGCCGGCGTCCGACTTCCGCCGTCTGCTCGACAGGGTCGAGTCGCGGGGACTGGACGTGCTGACCACGGCCGATTTCGCCGCCGAACAGTAA
- a CDS encoding enolase-like domain-containing protein, producing MTLYEHVADLPLRVEEHGLERHERETSSGFARATTVVSLRGDSHTGRGEDVTYDTAEHDALRETDPDWDLAGDYTLRSFSAALDDVDLFFGRDPDREEFHSYRRWALESAALDLALRQSETTLGSALDRRYDPVRFVISTRLGDTPTTDRVDDWLAIQPESEFKLDPTPEWTDELVADLAATGAVRILDLKGTYEGTEVDNPADVDLYRRVLAGFPDAIVEDPRLTNETRELFVNEEDRVSWDHPITSVESIESLPFEPRWLNVKPSRFGTVESLLDSIEHCLERDIRLYGGGQFELGVGREHIQTLASLFYPDGPNDVAPGGYNDPEPQEGLPESPLVAPAAPAGLGFVDEGA from the coding sequence ATGACGCTGTACGAGCACGTCGCCGACCTGCCGCTTCGCGTCGAAGAGCACGGTCTCGAACGCCACGAGCGCGAGACGTCGAGCGGGTTCGCGCGGGCGACCACCGTCGTGTCGCTTCGGGGCGATAGCCACACCGGCCGCGGCGAGGACGTGACCTACGACACCGCAGAGCACGACGCCCTCCGCGAGACGGACCCCGACTGGGACCTCGCTGGCGACTATACACTCCGGTCGTTCTCGGCGGCGCTCGACGACGTGGACCTTTTTTTCGGACGCGACCCGGACCGCGAGGAGTTCCACAGCTATCGCCGGTGGGCGCTCGAAAGCGCCGCGCTCGATCTGGCGCTCCGCCAGTCCGAAACCACCCTCGGGAGCGCGCTCGACAGACGATACGATCCCGTCCGCTTCGTCATCAGCACGCGCCTCGGCGACACGCCCACGACCGACCGCGTCGACGACTGGCTCGCCATCCAGCCCGAAAGCGAGTTCAAACTCGACCCGACGCCCGAGTGGACCGACGAACTGGTCGCGGACCTCGCGGCCACCGGCGCGGTGCGAATCCTCGATCTGAAGGGGACCTACGAGGGCACCGAGGTGGACAACCCCGCCGACGTCGACCTCTACCGGCGCGTCCTCGCCGGCTTTCCCGATGCGATCGTCGAGGACCCGCGACTCACCAACGAGACCCGCGAACTGTTCGTCAACGAAGAGGACCGAGTCAGTTGGGACCACCCGATCACCAGCGTCGAGAGCATTGAGTCATTGCCTTTCGAGCCGCGCTGGCTCAACGTCAAGCCCTCCCGATTCGGTACCGTCGAGAGCCTGCTCGACAGCATCGAACACTGCCTCGAACGCGACATCCGCCTCTACGGCGGCGGCCAGTTCGAACTCGGCGTCGGCCGCGAGCACATCCAGACGCTCGCCTCGCTGTTTTACCCCGACGGACCGAACGACGTCGCGCCCGGCGGGTACAACGACCCCGAACCCCAGGAGGGACTCCCCGAAAGCCCGCTCGTCGCGCCCGCCGCCCCGGCCGGACTCGGGTTCGTCGACGAGGGTGCGTAG
- a CDS encoding zinc-binding dehydrogenase, which produces MQAVQLTEHGDRDVIEYGDFPDPEPGKDEALIDVKAGALNHLDIFTRRGLPGVDLEMPHIPGSDAAGVVEEVGEDVTRVEPGDRVAVTAGISCGECEFCRHGEHSLCESYHLIGEHVRGVHAEQAAVPAANLVPVPDDVDWETAAAAPLTFQTAWRMLMTRADLEAGESVLVLGASGGVGQAAVQIADYAGAEVYATASTDEKLEYAAECGADHTINYAENDFASEMREATDGRGVDVVVDYVGPATWEDSIKCLAKGGRLVTCGATTGPKAETNINRVFWKQVDILGSTMATLGEVDDVLSLVWDGTFEPRIRETLPMSEAARAHEMLEEREGFGKVVVVPDSER; this is translated from the coding sequence ATGCAGGCAGTCCAACTCACCGAACACGGCGACCGCGACGTCATCGAGTACGGCGATTTCCCCGACCCCGAGCCGGGAAAGGACGAGGCGCTCATCGACGTGAAGGCCGGTGCGTTGAACCACCTCGATATCTTCACGCGTCGTGGGCTACCGGGCGTCGATTTGGAGATGCCCCACATTCCGGGGAGTGACGCCGCGGGCGTCGTCGAGGAAGTGGGCGAGGACGTCACGCGCGTCGAACCCGGCGACCGCGTGGCGGTCACGGCGGGCATCTCGTGTGGCGAGTGCGAGTTCTGTCGCCACGGCGAGCACTCGCTCTGTGAGAGCTATCACCTCATCGGCGAGCACGTTCGGGGAGTACACGCAGAGCAGGCGGCCGTGCCCGCGGCGAATCTCGTCCCCGTTCCCGACGACGTGGACTGGGAGACCGCGGCGGCCGCGCCCCTGACCTTCCAGACCGCGTGGCGCATGCTGATGACCCGCGCCGACCTCGAAGCCGGCGAATCCGTCCTGGTACTGGGTGCCTCCGGGGGAGTGGGGCAGGCCGCAGTACAAATCGCCGACTACGCCGGTGCGGAGGTCTACGCGACCGCGAGCACCGACGAGAAGTTGGAATACGCCGCCGAGTGCGGGGCCGACCACACCATCAACTACGCCGAAAACGACTTCGCAAGCGAGATGCGCGAGGCCACCGACGGCCGCGGCGTCGACGTCGTGGTCGACTATGTGGGGCCGGCGACGTGGGAGGACTCCATCAAATGTCTCGCCAAGGGCGGGCGGCTCGTGACCTGCGGGGCGACCACCGGACCGAAAGCCGAGACCAACATCAACCGCGTCTTCTGGAAACAGGTCGACATTCTCGGGTCGACGATGGCTACCCTCGGCGAGGTTGACGACGTGCTCTCGCTCGTGTGGGATGGGACTTTCGAGCCACGCATCCGCGAAACGCTGCCGATGAGCGAGGCCGCCCGTGCCCACGAGATGCTCGAAGAGCGCGAGGGCTTCGGCAAGGTCGTCGTGGTGCCCGACAGCGAGCGCTGA